Proteins from a single region of Candidatus Paceibacterota bacterium:
- a CDS encoding nucleotide exchange factor GrpE produces MEQTEIDKIKAERDEYLAGWQRAKADFANHKKQTEAMMKEFRTMANEGLVEELLPVLSSFEMAFANKAAWEKADRNWRSGVEYIYGQLKGVLDQNGLKEVGAAGETFDPNLHEAVKYEPTDDTAKDNTIISVIEKGYKLGAKLIRPAKVVVAEPKAK; encoded by the coding sequence ATGGAGCAGACTGAAATAGACAAGATAAAGGCCGAACGCGACGAATATCTCGCGGGCTGGCAGCGCGCCAAGGCTGATTTCGCCAATCACAAGAAGCAGACCGAAGCCATGATGAAGGAATTCAGGACGATGGCGAACGAAGGCCTCGTCGAGGAGCTTTTGCCCGTGCTTTCTTCATTCGAAATGGCATTCGCGAACAAGGCTGCCTGGGAAAAGGCCGACAGGAACTGGCGTTCGGGCGTCGAATACATATATGGCCAGCTCAAAGGCGTACTCGATCAGAACGGTCTCAAAGAAGTCGGCGCAGCAGGGGAGACATTCGATCCGAATCTCCATGAAGCGGTCAAATATGAGCCGACCGATGATACGGCAAAAGACAATACGATCATTTCTGTCATCGAAAAGGGCTATAAGCTCGGCGCCAAGCTCATCCGCCCGGCGAAAGTCGTCGTCGCTGAACCAAAAGCGAAATAG
- the rpsI gene encoding 30S ribosomal protein S9, which produces MNATETKTKYFEAVGRRKTAVARARITPAAKQSFELTNSDGVTKDLAGYFATAEMQAIGEAAFVESKIAQKFKVTAILSGGGIHSQAEALRHAISRALLDYDLELRKKLKKLGFLKRDPRAKERRKFGLKKARKSPQWSKR; this is translated from the coding sequence ATGAACGCAACCGAGACTAAAACCAAATATTTCGAAGCGGTCGGCCGACGCAAGACGGCAGTCGCCCGCGCCCGCATCACGCCTGCCGCAAAGCAGTCGTTCGAGCTCACCAATTCTGATGGCGTCACGAAAGATCTCGCCGGCTATTTTGCCACGGCCGAGATGCAGGCTATCGGCGAGGCTGCTTTCGTAGAATCGAAGATCGCCCAGAAGTTCAAGGTCACCGCTATCCTTTCGGGCGGCGGCATCCACTCGCAGGCAGAGGCTCTCCGCCACGCGATCTCCCGTGCCCTCCTCGATTACGACCTCGAGCTCCGCAAGAAGCTCAAGAAGCTCGGCTTCCTCAAGCGAGACCCCCGCGCAAAGGAGCGCAGGAAGTTCGGTCTCAAGAAGGCCCGCAAGTCTCCTCAGTGGAGCAAGCGCTAG
- the rplM gene encoding 50S ribosomal protein L13 — translation MRTTHTIDAQAKKIGRVATEAAKILMGKNTTAYAPNVIADVEVRIVNASKADISTKKKEEKVYRRYTGYPGGLIDTTMKRMIEKKGTSEVFRIAIKGMLPKNKLTPRIMKNLTITE, via the coding sequence ATGCGAACTACCCACACTATAGACGCACAGGCGAAGAAGATCGGACGAGTGGCCACCGAAGCCGCCAAGATCCTCATGGGCAAGAACACGACCGCGTACGCTCCGAACGTCATCGCCGACGTCGAAGTCCGCATCGTTAACGCTTCGAAAGCCGACATCTCGACCAAGAAGAAGGAGGAGAAGGTCTACCGCCGCTATACCGGCTATCCGGGCGGCCTCATAGACACTACGATGAAGCGCATGATCGAAAAGAAGGGTACGAGCGAAGTTTTCCGCATCGCGATCAAGGGCATGCTCCCGAAGAACAAGCTCACCCCGAGGATCATGAAGAACCTCACGATCACCGAATAA
- the rplQ gene encoding 50S ribosomal protein L17 — MRHHEKFRILGREKGQRAALVRSLVRSLIIHEGITTTEAKAKELRKFIEPMVTKAKNGTLASRRLLVSRIGDAKAAKKLVEVIAPAHKARTGGYTRVIKLPLRKSDGAKMAHIQFVK; from the coding sequence ATGCGACACCACGAGAAATTTCGAATACTGGGCAGGGAAAAAGGACAGCGCGCCGCGCTCGTCCGCTCTTTGGTGCGTTCGCTCATTATCCACGAAGGCATCACTACGACCGAGGCCAAGGCGAAAGAACTCCGCAAGTTCATCGAGCCTATGGTAACCAAAGCCAAGAACGGCACCCTCGCCAGCCGCCGCCTCCTCGTTTCGAGGATCGGCGACGCAAAGGCTGCGAAGAAGCTCGTCGAAGTTATCGCCCCTGCTCACAAGGCGCGCACGGGCGGCTATACCCGCGTCATCAAGCTCCCGCTCCGCAAGTCTGACGGCGCGAAGATGGCCCATATCCAGTTCGTAAAATAA
- a CDS encoding DNA-directed RNA polymerase subunit alpha, which yields MNETNIVLPSKPKIVLEKDNLGVYEIDGLYPGYGHTLGNSLRRIILSSLPGTAVTHVKIAGVSHEFSTINGVKEDVITLLLNLKKLRIKVATTETQTLSLKVKGVKDVAAADIKVPGQVEILNPELHIASVTDKSAELDIEITVAHGLGYVSKDVLQKERVDIGTIALDATFAPIKRVNYEVENMRVGDRTDFNRLKITVETDGTITPHEALEKSISIMITQLKAIVGFKEEEPVAPASEEKSEAAGGAKRELDTEFLKTRIETLGLSQRTTNALANANIRTVGGLARKKEADIENIEGLGPKGIQEIRKALSEYGITLK from the coding sequence ATGAACGAAACCAACATCGTGCTCCCTTCGAAGCCAAAGATCGTCCTCGAAAAGGACAATCTCGGCGTGTACGAGATAGACGGCCTCTATCCCGGCTACGGCCATACCCTCGGCAACTCGCTCCGCCGCATCATCCTTTCGTCTCTCCCGGGCACGGCCGTCACTCATGTGAAGATCGCGGGCGTATCGCATGAATTCTCGACTATCAACGGCGTGAAGGAAGACGTCATCACCCTTCTCCTCAACCTCAAGAAGCTCCGCATCAAGGTCGCTACGACCGAGACCCAGACGCTTTCGCTCAAGGTCAAGGGCGTCAAGGACGTCGCCGCGGCCGACATCAAGGTCCCCGGCCAGGTAGAGATCCTCAATCCGGAGCTCCATATCGCCTCCGTAACTGATAAGAGCGCGGAGCTCGATATCGAGATCACCGTCGCCCACGGCCTCGGCTACGTATCGAAGGACGTTCTCCAGAAGGAGCGCGTAGATATCGGCACCATCGCTCTCGACGCGACCTTCGCTCCGATCAAGCGCGTCAACTACGAAGTAGAGAACATGCGCGTCGGAGACCGAACCGATTTCAACCGCCTCAAGATCACTGTCGAGACCGACGGCACCATCACGCCTCACGAGGCTCTCGAGAAGTCGATCAGCATCATGATCACCCAGCTCAAGGCCATCGTCGGCTTCAAGGAGGAAGAGCCTGTCGCCCCTGCATCGGAAGAGAAGTCTGAAGCTGCTGGCGGCGCGAAGAGGGAGCTCGACACCGAATTCCTCAAGACTAGGATCGAGACCCTCGGCCTCTCGCAGAGGACGACCAACGCTCTCGCGAATGCGAATATCCGCACCGTCGGAGGCCTCGCGCGCAAGAAAGAGGCGGACATCGAGAACATCGAAGGCCTCGGCCCGAAGGGCATCCAGGAGATCCGCAAGGCTCTTTCGGAGTACGGCATCACCCTTAAGTAG
- the rpsD gene encoding 30S ribosomal protein S4, whose product MINGPKYKIARRLGANIFEKTQTAKFALRAERKGGQGGKGGYRPKGEFATAMLEKQKVRYTYGVMERQFKKYVKESVAKKGVNTVQALYERLETRCDNVIYRLGIAPTRLAARQMVAHGQIMVNGARTFSPSYAIKVGDKIAIRPASLKKPLFKDLDEKMKKVATPTWLSYNNDKKEAEMTAAPKFNQTEVLFNLGQVIEFYSR is encoded by the coding sequence ATGATAAACGGACCAAAATATAAGATCGCGCGCCGCCTCGGAGCAAATATCTTCGAGAAGACGCAGACCGCCAAGTTCGCCCTCCGCGCCGAGCGCAAAGGGGGACAGGGAGGCAAGGGTGGATATCGCCCTAAAGGCGAATTCGCGACCGCGATGCTCGAGAAGCAGAAGGTTCGCTATACCTACGGCGTCATGGAGCGCCAGTTCAAGAAATACGTCAAGGAGTCGGTCGCCAAGAAGGGCGTCAACACCGTCCAGGCCCTTTACGAGCGCCTCGAGACCCGCTGCGACAACGTCATATACCGCCTCGGCATCGCTCCTACGCGCCTCGCCGCTCGCCAGATGGTTGCCCACGGCCAGATCATGGTCAACGGTGCCCGCACCTTCAGCCCTTCGTACGCCATCAAGGTAGGCGACAAGATCGCTATTCGACCTGCGAGCCTCAAAAAGCCTCTCTTCAAGGACCTCGACGAGAAGATGAAGAAGGTCGCGACCCCGACATGGCTTTCATATAACAACGACAAGAAAGAGGCCGAGATGACCGCCGCGCCGAAGTTCAACCAGACGGAAGTCCTCTTCAATCTGGGGCAAGTGATCGAGTTCTATAGCCGTTAA
- the rpsK gene encoding 30S ribosomal protein S11 has product MAEPKKKIEDKKAPAAETKKEAVAKAPKKKVDTGVLFVQSTYNNTLCLLTDASGNALAQSSAGALGFKGAKKGTPFAAAKVGEVLADKAKLMAMKEVAVVIKGVGSGRESAVRSFITKGIAISSVKDVTPVPHNGPRPPRPRRV; this is encoded by the coding sequence ATGGCTGAACCAAAGAAAAAGATCGAAGATAAGAAGGCGCCGGCGGCAGAAACAAAGAAAGAGGCCGTCGCGAAGGCTCCTAAGAAAAAGGTGGACACCGGCGTCCTCTTCGTTCAGTCTACCTATAACAACACCCTTTGCCTTCTCACGGACGCATCGGGCAACGCGCTCGCGCAATCGTCTGCCGGCGCCCTCGGATTCAAGGGTGCTAAGAAAGGCACTCCTTTTGCTGCCGCGAAGGTGGGCGAAGTCCTTGCCGACAAGGCAAAGCTCATGGCCATGAAAGAGGTCGCCGTCGTCATCAAGGGCGTCGGATCGGGTCGCGAGTCCGCAGTCCGAAGCTTCATCACTAAGGGTATCGCGATCTCGTCGGTGAAGGACGTCACGCCTGTGCCTCATAACGGCCCGCGTCCTCCACGCCCTCGACGCGTATAA
- the rpsM gene encoding 30S ribosomal protein S13: MRILGITLPDEKRIEIALTALYGVGRSRALEILAEAKVQPSKKSKEVTADEENAIKKAMEGLKIEGDLKREVASNVKRLKDIKAYRGVRHQRSLPVNGQRTKTNSRTRRGNTRKTMGTGRKVAEKK; the protein is encoded by the coding sequence ATGCGAATCCTCGGCATCACCCTTCCAGACGAAAAGCGCATAGAGATTGCCCTCACGGCGCTCTACGGCGTCGGACGTTCGCGTGCCCTCGAGATTCTCGCCGAAGCGAAGGTCCAGCCGAGCAAGAAATCCAAGGAAGTGACCGCCGACGAGGAGAATGCCATCAAGAAGGCGATGGAAGGCCTCAAGATCGAGGGTGATCTCAAACGCGAAGTCGCTTCCAACGTGAAGCGCCTCAAGGATATCAAGGCGTATCGCGGCGTTCGCCACCAGCGCTCGCTCCCGGTCAACGGCCAGAGGACTAAGACGAACTCCCGAACCCGCCGCGGCAACACACGCAAGACCATGGGCACCGGACGAAAGGTAGCTGAAAAGAAATAA
- the rpmJ gene encoding 50S ribosomal protein L36 has translation MRVKSSVKKKCANCKVVRRKGYVYVVCKSNPRHKQRQG, from the coding sequence ATGCGAGTAAAATCATCAGTAAAGAAAAAGTGCGCGAATTGCAAGGTAGTCCGTCGAAAGGGCTACGTGTACGTCGTGTGCAAGTCGAATCCACGCCATAAGCAGCGCCAGGGCTAG
- the infA gene encoding translation initiation factor IF-1 produces MADQNKPSVLGVVTEALPNTFFRVELEDGNQILTYLAGKMRMNRIRVLVGDKVKVELEPYGGKGRIVQRM; encoded by the coding sequence ATGGCAGATCAAAACAAACCAAGCGTCCTGGGCGTCGTCACCGAAGCCCTTCCGAACACCTTTTTCAGGGTAGAGCTCGAAGACGGCAACCAGATACTCACGTATCTCGCCGGCAAGATGAGGATGAACCGCATCAGGGTTCTCGTCGGAGACAAGGTTAAAGTGGAGCTCGAACCCTACGGAGGAAAGGGCAGGATCGTTCAGAGGATGTAA
- a CDS encoding alanine--tRNA ligase: MTSAEVRKRFLAFFEKRGHAIIPSASLVPENDPTVLFNTAGMQPLVPYLMGRAHPQGDRLADFQKCVRTGDIDDIGDNTHLTFFEMMGNWSLGSYFKEEAIAWSYELLTSKTEGFGLDPKRLYVTVFAGDENAPRDDEAARIWESVGMPKHRIYFKGASANWWPAVKSKEPGKDTWTGPTGPCSEMFYDLTPEGLGDLTPEQYDAADEAQKVVEIWNDVFMEYEKKDGKIVGRLAKKNVDTGSGFERVCTVLQKKSNVFETDIFAPIMAIAKTLAGDIRRQRIISDHIRTATFMIADGVVPANTDQGYVLRRIIRRMVFNTDAKKLDRSSVETLIGILVEQFSAFYPNIESGEATIIDEISKEADKFAKTLDQGVKEFEKLAKTGKVTATDAFTLFSSYGFPIDMTIELARGKDLVVDRGAYEIEFKKHQDLSRAGAEQKFKGGLGDTSDMSLRYHTATHLLHKALHEVLGDHVMQKGSNITPERLRFDFTHTAKMTDDEKKRVEDIVNAKIKAALPVNKVELPKEEALKTGAYHFFGDKYGDVVSVYYIGDDLAGAYSKEFCGGPHVMNTKELGTFKIQKEEAVSAGVRRIKAVLS, from the coding sequence ATGACATCAGCCGAAGTCCGCAAACGATTCCTGGCCTTTTTCGAAAAGAGGGGGCATGCCATCATACCTTCGGCCTCTCTCGTGCCTGAAAACGACCCGACGGTGCTTTTCAATACCGCGGGCATGCAGCCTTTGGTCCCGTATCTCATGGGCAGGGCGCACCCGCAGGGCGACAGGCTCGCTGATTTTCAAAAATGCGTCCGCACGGGCGATATAGACGATATCGGCGACAATACGCACCTGACGTTCTTCGAGATGATGGGCAACTGGTCGCTCGGCTCGTATTTCAAGGAAGAGGCGATCGCATGGAGCTATGAATTGCTCACGTCGAAAACCGAAGGATTCGGTCTCGACCCGAAGCGCCTCTACGTGACAGTATTCGCCGGCGATGAGAATGCCCCGCGCGACGACGAGGCTGCGCGTATCTGGGAATCGGTCGGCATGCCAAAGCATCGCATCTATTTCAAGGGCGCATCGGCGAACTGGTGGCCCGCGGTCAAGAGTAAAGAACCGGGCAAAGACACGTGGACCGGCCCGACCGGCCCGTGCTCCGAGATGTTCTATGACCTTACTCCCGAAGGATTGGGCGATCTGACGCCTGAACAATATGACGCCGCCGACGAAGCGCAGAAAGTCGTCGAGATCTGGAACGACGTATTCATGGAGTACGAGAAAAAGGACGGAAAGATCGTCGGCAGGCTCGCCAAAAAGAACGTGGATACGGGTTCGGGCTTCGAGCGCGTCTGTACGGTGCTCCAGAAGAAATCGAATGTGTTCGAGACCGATATATTCGCGCCTATCATGGCTATCGCAAAAACGTTGGCAGGCGATATCCGTCGCCAGCGCATCATTTCAGACCACATCCGTACCGCGACATTCATGATCGCCGACGGGGTCGTCCCTGCGAATACCGATCAGGGCTATGTTCTGCGCCGCATCATTCGCCGCATGGTATTCAATACCGATGCCAAGAAGCTCGACCGATCGTCCGTCGAGACGCTGATCGGCATCCTCGTCGAGCAGTTCAGCGCTTTCTATCCGAATATCGAATCGGGCGAGGCAACGATCATCGATGAGATATCGAAAGAGGCTGATAAGTTCGCGAAGACTCTCGATCAGGGCGTTAAAGAATTCGAAAAGCTTGCTAAGACAGGAAAAGTAACCGCTACCGACGCATTCACGCTCTTTTCGAGCTATGGATTTCCTATAGACATGACCATCGAGCTTGCGCGGGGCAAGGACCTCGTCGTAGACCGCGGCGCTTACGAGATCGAATTCAAAAAGCACCAAGACCTCTCCCGCGCCGGCGCGGAGCAGAAATTCAAAGGCGGTCTCGGCGACACATCCGATATGTCGCTCCGCTATCACACGGCGACCCATTTGCTCCACAAGGCGCTCCACGAAGTGCTTGGCGACCATGTTATGCAGAAGGGTTCGAATATCACGCCTGAACGTTTGCGTTTCGACTTTACCCATACGGCGAAGATGACCGATGACGAGAAAAAGCGCGTTGAAGACATCGTGAATGCAAAAATCAAGGCAGCGCTCCCGGTCAATAAGGTAGAGCTTCCAAAAGAGGAAGCTCTCAAGACGGGCGCATATCATTTCTTCGGCGACAAATACGGCGATGTCGTGTCTGTCTATTACATCGGCGACGATCTCGCGGGCGCATATTCCAAGGAATTCTGCGGCGGTCCGCACGTCATGAACACCAAAGAGCTCGGCACGTTCAAGATCCAGAAAGAAGAAGCAGTTTCTGCGGGTGTCCGCCGCATCAAAGCGGTGTTGAGCTAG
- a CDS encoding M3 family metallopeptidase produces MNEFLKYLNETYAKLHTAYEEAFWRFHMGDHAMNAKMLDAQAARDAFRANAGLAKKTGAYLAKAKGPTRAALMEWKRFFSLYQTPAKLAPLRKEIAEIEAKIHKIQTTRTEGYTDPKTGAFVEASSNKMGSIISTNPDEAVRKACFDAIQKLPLTTLDLYVELVAKRNRFARELGYGDFYAYKLKQDEDMTMKELFSIFDSIYKKTKYAFKSIRELEKAMPGLRKPWNMNHMMAGSFIKEEDPYFGFEEALMYWGRTFQGLGVDFAGGEIRLDLLDRKGKYNNGFCHWPKLVGYEGSKRVPGRSDFTCNAIPGQIGSGIEGLHTLFHEGGHAAHLLNSTERQVCINTEYPPQSVSWAETQSMFMDSISSSVEWKMRYARTKDGKAYPFDLYERKIRKVYPLMPLGLMSIMFVSEYEKRVYEAKNPTRDFVLKTARDMFRKYFDRAEDSIMALNIPHIYSWESSAYYHGYALAELGVFQWREYFFKKYGYIVDNPNVGKEMKKVWKFAAKYPSKRFIKMATGKAFSPAAFLHEVTRPLDTVVAEARRKIERLESVPKQKGRIGLDAKISLVHGKKKVADNSKGFEAMDAKYRAWLRSLNDKAE; encoded by the coding sequence ATGAACGAATTCCTGAAATATTTGAACGAGACCTATGCCAAGCTTCATACGGCATACGAAGAGGCTTTTTGGAGATTCCATATGGGCGACCATGCGATGAACGCGAAAATGCTCGACGCCCAGGCGGCACGCGATGCGTTCAGGGCAAACGCCGGCCTCGCTAAAAAGACCGGCGCATATCTCGCCAAGGCGAAAGGCCCGACCCGCGCGGCTTTAATGGAATGGAAGCGATTCTTCAGCCTCTATCAGACGCCGGCGAAGCTCGCGCCTCTCCGCAAGGAGATCGCCGAGATCGAAGCGAAGATCCACAAGATCCAGACCACGAGGACCGAAGGCTATACTGATCCGAAGACGGGGGCGTTCGTCGAAGCGTCGAGTAATAAGATGGGAAGTATCATCTCGACCAATCCCGACGAGGCCGTCCGAAAGGCGTGCTTCGATGCGATCCAAAAATTGCCGCTCACGACGCTCGATCTCTATGTGGAATTAGTCGCAAAGCGCAATCGGTTCGCGCGCGAGCTCGGCTATGGCGATTTCTATGCCTACAAGCTCAAGCAAGACGAGGATATGACGATGAAGGAGCTCTTTTCTATATTCGACTCTATATATAAGAAGACGAAATATGCGTTCAAGAGTATCCGCGAGCTCGAAAAGGCCATGCCCGGCCTCCGAAAGCCCTGGAACATGAATCACATGATGGCCGGCAGTTTCATCAAGGAAGAAGATCCGTATTTCGGCTTCGAAGAGGCTCTCATGTACTGGGGCAGGACGTTTCAAGGCCTCGGCGTCGATTTCGCGGGCGGCGAGATACGTCTCGATCTCCTCGATCGCAAAGGAAAATACAATAACGGCTTCTGCCATTGGCCGAAGCTGGTCGGGTATGAGGGTTCAAAGCGCGTTCCGGGTCGGAGCGATTTCACCTGCAATGCCATACCGGGGCAGATCGGCTCAGGCATCGAAGGCCTGCATACGCTTTTTCATGAAGGCGGCCATGCGGCGCATCTCTTGAATTCGACCGAACGGCAGGTCTGCATAAATACCGAATATCCGCCGCAGTCGGTTTCATGGGCAGAGACTCAGAGCATGTTCATGGATTCGATATCGTCATCCGTCGAATGGAAGATGCGCTATGCCCGTACCAAGGACGGCAAAGCCTATCCGTTCGATCTTTACGAGCGGAAGATTCGCAAAGTCTATCCTCTGATGCCGCTCGGCCTTATGAGCATCATGTTCGTCTCTGAATATGAAAAGCGTGTATATGAGGCGAAAAACCCGACCAGGGATTTCGTCCTCAAGACAGCCCGCGACATGTTCCGAAAATATTTCGATCGCGCCGAAGATTCGATCATGGCGCTCAATATCCCCCATATATATTCATGGGAAAGTTCCGCCTACTATCACGGCTATGCATTGGCCGAGCTCGGCGTATTCCAGTGGCGCGAATACTTTTTCAAGAAATACGGATACATCGTGGATAACCCGAACGTCGGAAAGGAGATGAAAAAAGTCTGGAAGTTCGCCGCAAAATATCCGTCAAAGAGATTCATCAAAATGGCGACGGGCAAGGCGTTCAGCCCCGCCGCGTTCCTTCATGAGGTGACGCGCCCGCTCGATACGGTCGTCGCCGAGGCGCGACGCAAGATCGAACGCCTCGAATCGGTGCCGAAGCAGAAAGGGAGGATAGGCCTCGACGCTAAGATATCTCTCGTCCACGGCAAAAAGAAAGTCGCCGACAATTCCAAAGGATTCGAAGCGATGGACGCTAAATACCGCGCATGGCTGCGTTCGTTGAATGATAAGGCCGAATAA
- a CDS encoding uracil-DNA glycosylase — MSNTDELRKIRDDVVSLKKSPLYAYRTQNKYFPVIGEGSHEAHLMFVGEAPGENEAKTAKPFCGRSGKLLDELLASIGMDRAKVYVTNLVKDRPPGNRDPEPAEIALYGPFLERQIEIMKPRVIATLGRHSMKYIFERYGLGSVLQSVSKIHGMEFKGTASYGEVTVVALYHPAVALYNGGMKGQLLEDFKVLKKYI, encoded by the coding sequence ATGTCCAATACCGACGAGCTCCGCAAGATCCGCGACGATGTCGTGAGCCTCAAAAAGTCGCCGCTCTATGCATATCGCACCCAGAACAAATATTTCCCCGTGATAGGCGAGGGGAGCCACGAGGCGCACCTCATGTTCGTCGGCGAGGCTCCCGGCGAGAATGAAGCGAAGACAGCCAAGCCTTTCTGCGGCAGGTCGGGCAAGCTCCTCGACGAATTGCTCGCGTCTATCGGCATGGACCGCGCCAAAGTCTATGTCACCAATCTGGTGAAAGACCGCCCGCCGGGCAATCGCGACCCTGAACCCGCAGAGATCGCTCTCTACGGGCCGTTCCTCGAGCGGCAGATCGAAATAATGAAGCCCCGCGTCATCGCGACGCTCGGCCGCCATTCTATGAAATATATATTCGAGAGATACGGCCTCGGCTCCGTCCTGCAGAGCGTCTCGAAAATCCACGGCATGGAGTTCAAGGGCACGGCATCATACGGCGAAGTGACCGTCGTGGCCTTGTACCATCCCGCGGTCGCGCTCTATAACGGCGGGATGAAAGGCCAGCTCCTCGAAGATTTCAAAGTCCTTAAGAAATACATATAA
- a CDS encoding MGMT family protein, with the protein MITNQTGSFKERVEKVVRDIPKGKTLSYKEVALRAGNPNAARAVGMIMANNADTSVPCHRVVRSDGKIGGYNGIRGGAKGSEAKAALLRAEGVY; encoded by the coding sequence ATGATAACAAATCAGACAGGCTCCTTTAAGGAGCGGGTGGAGAAGGTCGTTCGCGACATACCGAAGGGCAAGACGCTTTCGTATAAAGAAGTCGCCTTGCGTGCCGGTAATCCCAACGCGGCCCGCGCCGTGGGCATGATCATGGCGAACAATGCCGACACGTCGGTCCCGTGCCACCGCGTCGTGCGATCCGACGGCAAGATCGGCGGATATAACGGCATTCGAGGCGGCGCGAAAGGCTCCGAAGCCAAGGCCGCCTTGCTCCGCGCGGAAGGTGTATACTAG
- a CDS encoding PD-(D/E)XK nuclease family protein, with product MAEYVKKLQIRSKDWNYGGPKWKLSRSKLDLFMECPLCFYLDNKLGVSRPRGPSFTLNIAVDELLKKEFDIHRAGKTAHPLMERYGVKAVPFAHKDLEDWRTNFTGIQYGDPNSGLTISGAIDDVWINPKEELIVVDYKATSKDGKIETLSDSGWDRQYKRQMEVYQWLLRRKGFKVSDTGYFVYVNGRKDKKAFDAKLEFDVTLIEHVGDDSWVEDAIMKAKKCLDAEKLPSPSSNCEHCMYRKFARDVQLKLKNDDNKSDRLL from the coding sequence ATGGCCGAATACGTCAAAAAACTGCAGATACGGAGCAAAGACTGGAACTACGGAGGGCCGAAGTGGAAGCTTTCGCGTTCGAAGCTGGACCTTTTCATGGAATGCCCGCTCTGTTTCTACCTAGACAACAAGCTCGGCGTGTCGCGCCCGCGCGGGCCGTCGTTCACGCTGAACATCGCCGTCGACGAGCTCCTTAAAAAAGAATTCGATATACATCGCGCCGGCAAGACGGCGCATCCGCTCATGGAAAGATACGGCGTGAAGGCCGTTCCGTTCGCTCACAAGGACCTGGAAGACTGGCGAACGAATTTCACCGGCATCCAGTACGGAGACCCGAATTCGGGACTGACGATCAGCGGCGCGATCGACGACGTCTGGATCAATCCGAAAGAGGAGCTCATTGTCGTGGACTACAAAGCGACGTCTAAGGACGGAAAGATAGAGACGCTCTCTGATTCCGGCTGGGACCGCCAGTACAAGCGGCAGATGGAGGTATACCAATGGCTTCTCCGCCGCAAGGGATTCAAGGTCTCCGACACGGGCTACTTCGTATACGTGAACGGCCGCAAGGACAAAAAAGCCTTCGACGCGAAGCTCGAATTCGACGTCACGCTCATCGAGCACGTCGGCGACGATTCTTGGGTCGAGGATGCTATCATGAAGGCCAAGAAGTGCCTCGACGCCGAGAAGCTGCCATCGCCGTCCTCCAATTGCGAGCACTGCATGTACCGAAAATTCGCCCGTGACGTCCAACTTAAATTAAAAAACGATGATAACAAATCAGACAGGCTCCTTTAA